A segment of the Candidatus Methylomirabilota bacterium genome:
AAGAGATGGGCCTCGCCGATCCGGGCCGCCCGGCGCCGCTGGTCGGGGTCGTGAGCCGCCTGGCCGACCAGAAGGGGCTGGACCTGGTCGCCGCCGCGGTGCCGGCCATCGTCGCCGCCGGTGGCCAGTTCGTCCTCCTGGGCGCCGGCGACGAGCGGTACGAGCGCGCGTTTCCGGAGCTGGCCCAGGCGCACCCGGGGGCGGTCGCCGTGAAGATCGGGTTCAACATCGGGCTCGCGCGGCGCATCTACGCGGGCGCCGACTGCTTCCTCATGCCGTCCCGGTATGAGCCGTGTGGCCTCGGGCAGCTCATCTCGCTCCGATACGGCACCATCCCCATCGTGCGCCGGACCGGAGGCCTCGCGGACACCATCCAGGAATGGAGCGCGGAGGCCGGAACGGGCACCGGCTTCCTCTTCGACGACATGACGCCCGAGGCCTGCGGCGCGGCGGTGACCCGGGCGCTGGCGGCCTACGGGAATCCGACGGCCTGGCGCCGCCTCGTGCGGAACGCGATGGCCGAGGACGTCTCGTGGGAGGCGTCGGCCGAGAAGTACGTCAACTGCTACCGCAAGGCCGTGAAGAAAGCGCGGAGGCACGCATGAAAAAGGTCGAGGCGATCATCAAGCCGTTCAAGCTCGACGACGTCAAGGAGGCGCTGACGGAGCTGGGCGTCATCGGAATGACGGTGACCGAGGTGCGCGGCTTCGGGCGGCAGAAGGGGCACACCGAGCTGTACCGCGGCTCGGAGTACACCATCGACTTCCTGCCCAAGGTGAAGATCGAGGTGGTCGTGGCCGACCATCTGATGGAGAAGGTCGTCTCCACGATCGTGGCCGCCGCGAAGACCGGCTCCATCGGCGATGGCAAGGTGTTCGTCCTGCCCATCGACGAGTCGCTCCGCATCCGGACGGGCGAGACGGGAGAGTCCGCGGTCTGAGTCTAGCAGTGCGAGGCGCAGCCGAAGGCGAGGCGAGCCAGGCGAAGATCGCGCTGACGTCCGATTCCGAGTTGCTCTCGGCATCCCCGACGAGCGCCGCCGCCCGCCGGCGCCTCCGCCGGCTCGGCTTCACCGACCCCCGCCGCGCCCTCGTCAACCTGCACGCGCTGACCCCC
Coding sequences within it:
- a CDS encoding P-II family nitrogen regulator, encoding MKKVEAIIKPFKLDDVKEALTELGVIGMTVTEVRGFGRQKGHTELYRGSEYTIDFLPKVKIEVVVADHLMEKVVSTIVAAAKTGSIGDGKVFVLPIDESLRIRTGETGESAV